A window from Capricornis sumatraensis isolate serow.1 chromosome 5, serow.2, whole genome shotgun sequence encodes these proteins:
- the LOC138080028 gene encoding olfactory receptor 2A12-like, producing MEGNQSWITEFILVGFQLSEDMELLLFVIFILLYTFNLLANGMILGLISLDPRLHTPMYYFLSHLAITDVAYASSNLPNMLENLVKHKKTISYFSCTMQMISYLAFASVECLTLVVMSYDRFVAICHPLQYTVIMNWRVCTFLAIACWVCGFSLAIVQVSLFLRLPFCGPQKVNHFFCEISSVLKVTCGDIWINEMFLFADGVFILVGPLSLMLVSYVRILWAILKIQSKEGRKKAFSTCSSHLCVVGFYFGIAMMVYLAPESSHQEEQQKILFLFYTFFNPLLNPLVYSVRNAQVKAAFHKVLQKNRSV from the coding sequence ATGGAGGGCAACCAATCATGGATCACAGAATTCATTCTGGTGGGATTTCAGCTCAGTGAAGACATGGAATTGCTCCTCTTTGTTATCTTCATCCTGTTATATACCTTCAACCTGCTGGCAAATGGCATGATCTTGGGACTCATCTCACTTGACCCCAGActgcacacccccatgtactattTCCTGTCTCATCTGGCCATCACTGACGTAGCCTATGCTTCCAGCAATTTACCAAATATGCTGGAAAACCTAGTGAAACACAAGAAAACCATCTCCTATTTCTCATGCACCATGCAGATGATTTCTTATTTGGCCTTTGCTTCTGTAGAGTGCCTGACTTTGGTGGTGATGTCCTATGACAGGTTTGTGGCGATCTGCCACCCACTGCAGTACACAGTCATCATGAACTGGAGGGTGTGCACGTTCCTGGCCATTGCTTGCTGGGTGTGTGGATTTTCCCTGGCCATAGTCCAAGTAAGTCTGTTTCTACGGCTGCCCTTCTGTGGGCCCCAGAAGGTAAACCACTTTTTCTGTGAAATTAGCTCTGTCCTCAAAGTGACCTGTGGTGACATCTGGATCAATGAAATGTTCCTCTTTGCTGATGGTGTGTTTATTCTAGTTGGGCCCCTTTCCCTGATGCTGGTCTCCTACGTGCGCATCCTCTGGGCAATCCTGAAGATCCAGTCAAAGGAGGGCCGCAAgaaagccttctccacctgctcctcccacctttgTGTGGTTGGGTTCTACTTTGGCATAGCCATGATGGTGTACTTGGCCCCTGAGAGTAGTCACCAAGAGGAACAGCAGAAAatccttttcctgttttacaCCTTCTTCAACCCGTTACTGAACCCCCTCGTCTACAGTGTACGGAATGCTCAAGTGAAGGCTGCCTTCCACAAAGTATTGCAGAAAAATAGATCAGTGTGA
- the LOC138080076 gene encoding olfactory receptor 2A12-like translates to MEGNQSWVAEFILLGFQLSEDMELLLFVIFTLLYAFNLLANGMVLGLISLDPRLHTPMYYFLSHLAITDVAYASSHLPNMLENLVKHKKTISYFSCTMQMISYLAFASVECLTLVVMSYDRFVAICHPLQYTVIMNWRVCTFLAIACWICGFFLAIVQVSLFLQLPFCGPQKVNHFFCEIRSVLKVTCGETWINDIFLLADGVFILIAPISLVLVSYLRILWAILKIQSKEGRKKAFSTCSSHLCVVGFYFGIVLMVYMIPDDGNREEPQKILFLFYTFFNPLLNPLVYSLRNAQVKAAFHRVLQKRMTV, encoded by the coding sequence ATGGAGGGCAACCAGTCATGGGTTGCAGAATTCATCCTACTGGGCTTTCAGCTCAGTGAAGACATGGAATTGCTCCTCTTTGTTATCTTCACCCTGTTATATGCCTTCAACCTGCTGGCAAATGGCATGGTCTTGGGACTCATCTCGCTTGACCCCAGActgcacacccccatgtactacTTCCTGTCTCATCTGGCCATCACTGACGTAGCCTATGCTTCCAGCCATTTGCCCAATATGTTGGAAAACCTAGTGAAACACAAGAAAACTATCTCCTATTTCTCATGCACCATGCAGATGATTTCCTATTTGGCCTTTGCTTCTGTAGAGTGCCTGACTTTGGTGGTGATGTCCTATGACAGGTTTGTGGCGATCTGCCACCCACTGCAGTACACGGTCATCATGAACTGGAGGGTGTGCACATTCCTGGCCATCGCTTGCTGGATATGTGGATTTTTCCTAGCCATAGTCCAAGTAAGTCTGTTTCTACAGCTGCCCTTCTGTGGGCCCCAGAAGGTAAACCACTTCTTCTGTGAAATCCGATCTGTCCTCAAAGTGACCTGTGGAGAAACCTGGATCAATGACATTTTCCTCCTTGCAGATGGTGTGTTTATCTTAATTGCTCCCATTTCCCTGGTGCTGGTCTCCTACCTGCGAATTCTCTGGGCCATCCTGAAGATCCAGTCAAAGGAGGGCCGCAAgaaagccttctccacctgctcctcccacctctgTGTGGTTGGGTTCTACTTTGGCATAGTCCTGATGGTGTACATGATCCCTGATGACGGTAATCGAGAGGAGCCACAGAAAatccttttcctgttttacaCCTTCTTCAACCCATTACTGAACCCCCTCGTCTACAGTCTAAGGAATGCTCAAGTGAAGGCTGCCTTCCACAGAGTACTGCAGAAAAGGATGACAGTGTGA